One Comamonas endophytica DNA window includes the following coding sequences:
- a CDS encoding Na+/H+ antiporter subunit C, with protein sequence MEIVLALAIGVLTGSGVWLLLRPRTYQVIMGLSLMAYAVNLFIFSMGRQGLAIDKEPVLRAGIPTDLVNYADPMPQALVLTAIVIGFAMTALFLVVLLASRGTAGNDHVDGVHSRDVQEMP encoded by the coding sequence ATGGAAATCGTGCTTGCTCTCGCCATTGGCGTGCTGACCGGCTCGGGTGTCTGGCTGCTGCTGCGCCCGCGGACCTACCAGGTCATCATGGGGCTGTCGCTGATGGCCTATGCCGTCAACCTCTTCATCTTCAGCATGGGCCGCCAGGGACTGGCCATCGACAAGGAACCGGTGCTGCGCGCGGGCATCCCGACGGACCTGGTGAACTACGCCGATCCCATGCCCCAGGCCCTGGTGCTCACGGCCATCGTCATCGGCTTTGCCATGACGGCGCTGTTCCTGGTGGTGCTGCTGGCCTCGCGCGGCACGGCCGGCAACGACCATGTGGATGGAGTGCATTCGCGTGATGTGCAGGAGATGCCGTGA
- a CDS encoding monovalent cation/H+ antiporter subunit A, with product MPLIFLIILPFLGSLLAAVLPTNARNTESTLAGLIALGCAIQVALLFPEVTDGGVLRQEIEWIPALGINLIVRMDGFAWMFCMLVLGIGSLVVLYARYYMSAADPVPRFFAFFLAFMGAMMGVVLSGNVIQLAFFWELTSLFSFLLIGYWHHRKDARQGARMALTVTGAGGLCMLAGMLVLGHIVGSYDLDHILAAGEQIRDHHLYLTALVLILLGALTKSAQFPFHFWLPHAMAAPTPVSAYLHSATMVKAGVFLLARMWPVLGDTEAWFWLVGGAGLCTLLLGGYLAMFQNDLKALLAYSTISHLGLITLLLGLNSPLAAVAAVFHIMNHATFKASLFMAVGIVDHESGTRDIRRLSGLRSMIPVTATLAMVASAAMAGVPLLNGFLSKEMFFAETVYLDAAPWVRSWLPVAATLAGMFSVAYSLRFTADVFFGPPATDLPLTPHEPPHWMRVPVELLVLACLVVGTLPAWAMGDFLRAAAAPVVGGALPSFSLAVWHGVNAPLIMSVLALLGGIAIHCLLRWLRRAGHVETAPLLRHFDGRRFFDCTLALAQRGARVGRRWLSTMRLQWQMLWLVCLALAAGVLPLWSGDLELGDRGTLPLSPAFVLLWIMGGTCALAAAWKAKFHRMAALIMISVSGICVCITFLWFSAPDLALTQLVVEIVTTVLIMLGLRWLPKRDKNMRIPALSTQYRARARRLRDFALALGAGGGMAWLAFAMMSRPFHDSTSTFFLENALSGGGGTNVVNVMLVDFRGFDTFGEIVVLGIVALTVYALLRRFRPARETMDLPEQQRFVPGDLQTDLLNPRHASDTAVGYLMVPAVLVRLLLPFATLVAVYLFMRGHNEPGGGFVAGLVFSVALLLQYIISGTQWVEAHFALYPRRWIAAGLLFALLTGFGSIVVGFPFMTSHSFHASLPLVGEIHLASATFFDLGVFTLVVGSTMLILTAIAHQSVRGHRYHARLLDDEDNAGAH from the coding sequence ATGCCCTTGATCTTCCTCATTATTTTGCCTTTTCTCGGCAGCCTGCTGGCTGCCGTATTGCCGACCAATGCCCGCAATACCGAGTCCACGCTGGCCGGTCTGATTGCGCTGGGTTGCGCCATCCAGGTGGCCTTGCTGTTCCCGGAGGTCACCGACGGCGGCGTGCTGCGCCAGGAGATCGAGTGGATACCGGCGCTGGGCATCAATCTGATCGTGCGCATGGACGGTTTCGCCTGGATGTTCTGCATGCTGGTGCTGGGCATCGGCTCGCTGGTGGTGCTCTACGCGCGCTACTACATGTCCGCGGCCGATCCGGTGCCGCGCTTCTTTGCCTTCTTCCTGGCCTTCATGGGCGCCATGATGGGCGTGGTGCTCTCGGGCAACGTGATCCAGCTGGCCTTCTTCTGGGAGCTCACCAGCCTGTTTTCCTTCCTGCTGATCGGCTATTGGCACCACCGCAAGGACGCGCGCCAGGGCGCGCGCATGGCGCTCACGGTGACCGGCGCGGGCGGGCTATGCATGCTGGCCGGCATGCTGGTGTTGGGCCATATCGTCGGCAGCTATGACCTGGACCACATCCTGGCCGCGGGCGAGCAGATCCGCGACCACCATCTCTACCTGACGGCGCTGGTGCTGATCCTGCTGGGCGCGCTCACGAAAAGCGCGCAGTTCCCGTTCCACTTCTGGCTGCCGCACGCGATGGCCGCGCCCACGCCGGTGTCGGCCTATCTGCATTCGGCAACCATGGTCAAGGCCGGCGTGTTCCTGCTGGCGCGCATGTGGCCGGTGCTGGGCGACACCGAGGCCTGGTTCTGGCTGGTCGGCGGCGCGGGCCTGTGCACGCTGCTGCTGGGCGGCTACCTGGCCATGTTCCAGAACGACCTCAAGGCGCTGCTGGCCTACTCCACCATCTCGCACCTGGGCCTGATCACGCTGCTGCTGGGCCTCAACAGCCCGCTGGCCGCCGTGGCCGCGGTGTTCCACATCATGAACCACGCGACCTTCAAGGCCTCGCTGTTCATGGCGGTGGGTATCGTCGACCATGAAAGCGGCACGCGCGACATCCGCCGCCTGTCGGGCCTGCGCAGCATGATACCGGTGACGGCCACGCTCGCCATGGTGGCCAGCGCGGCCATGGCCGGGGTGCCGCTGCTCAACGGCTTCCTGTCCAAGGAAATGTTCTTTGCCGAGACCGTCTATCTCGATGCCGCGCCCTGGGTGCGCTCCTGGCTGCCCGTGGCGGCGACGCTGGCCGGCATGTTCAGCGTGGCCTATTCGCTGCGCTTCACGGCCGACGTGTTCTTCGGCCCGCCGGCCACCGACCTGCCGCTGACCCCCCACGAGCCGCCGCACTGGATGCGCGTGCCCGTGGAGCTGCTGGTGCTGGCCTGCCTGGTGGTCGGCACCCTGCCGGCCTGGGCCATGGGCGACTTCCTGCGCGCCGCGGCCGCGCCCGTGGTGGGCGGCGCCCTGCCCTCCTTCAGTCTGGCGGTCTGGCATGGCGTGAACGCGCCGCTGATCATGAGCGTGCTGGCGCTGCTGGGCGGCATCGCCATCCACTGCCTGCTGCGCTGGCTGCGCCGGGCCGGGCATGTGGAAACCGCGCCGCTCCTGCGCCACTTCGACGGCCGGCGCTTCTTCGACTGCACGCTGGCGCTGGCGCAGCGCGGCGCCCGCGTCGGGCGGCGCTGGCTGAGTACCATGCGGCTGCAGTGGCAGATGCTGTGGCTGGTGTGCCTTGCGCTGGCTGCGGGCGTCCTGCCGCTGTGGAGCGGCGACCTCGAACTGGGGGACCGCGGCACGCTGCCGCTGTCGCCGGCCTTCGTGCTGCTGTGGATCATGGGCGGCACCTGCGCGTTGGCCGCTGCCTGGAAGGCCAAATTCCACCGGATGGCGGCGCTGATCATGATCAGCGTCAGCGGCATCTGCGTGTGCATCACCTTCCTGTGGTTCTCGGCGCCCGACCTGGCACTGACCCAGCTGGTGGTGGAGATCGTGACCACGGTGCTGATCATGCTGGGCCTGCGCTGGCTGCCCAAGCGCGACAAGAACATGCGCATTCCGGCGCTGTCCACCCAGTACCGCGCGCGCGCCCGCCGGCTGCGCGACTTCGCCCTGGCCCTGGGCGCGGGCGGCGGCATGGCCTGGCTGGCCTTCGCCATGATGAGCCGCCCCTTCCACGACAGCACCTCGACCTTCTTCCTGGAGAACGCGCTCAGCGGCGGCGGCGGCACCAATGTGGTCAACGTCATGCTGGTCGACTTCCGCGGCTTCGACACCTTCGGCGAGATCGTGGTGCTGGGCATCGTGGCGCTGACGGTCTACGCGCTGCTGCGGCGCTTCCGCCCGGCGCGCGAGACCATGGACCTTCCCGAGCAGCAGCGCTTCGTTCCAGGCGACCTGCAGACCGACCTGCTCAACCCGCGCCACGCCAGCGACACCGCCGTGGGCTACCTGATGGTGCCGGCCGTGCTGGTGCGGCTGCTGCTGCCCTTCGCCACGCTGGTCGCGGTCTATCTGTTCATGCGCGGCCACAACGAACCGGGCGGCGGCTTCGTTGCCGGCCTGGTGTTCTCGGTGGCACTGCTGCTGCAATACATCATCTCCGGCACGCAGTGGGTCGAAGCCCACTTCGCGCTCTACCCGCGCCGCTGGATCGCCGCCGGCCTGCTGTTCGCACTGCTCACGGGCTTCGGCTCGATCGTCGTCGGCTTCCCCTTCATGACCAGCCACAGCTTCCACGCCAGCCTGCCATTGGTCGGCGAGATCCACCTGGCCAGCGCCACTTTCTTCGACCTGGGCGTGTTCACGCTGGTCGTAGGTTCCACGATGTTGATACTGACGGCGATTGCCCACCAATCCGTACGCGGCCACCGCTACCACGCGCGCCTGCTCGATGACGAAGACAACGCGGGGGCCCACTGA
- the lapB gene encoding lipopolysaccharide assembly protein LapB, with product MEFDLSWILLGFPLAFVLGWLASRFDARQMRAESRSAPKAYFKGLNFLLNEQQDKAIDAFIEAVQNDPDTSELHFALGNLFRRRGEYNRAVRVHEHLLSRGDLSRPDRDRAQHALALDFLKAGLLDRAEDALRRLEGTSFEAEARLALLAIYERSRDWKQASDIAHRMQTARQGDFSVRLAHYLCEGADVLAATGKLEEAVAQYQQALVLAPSAGRPQVDLARLQHRLGHSEQAWSTLQGMAEKSPGALPLAAALLPELAQVLGDAQIRPWLEAQYERLPSLDLLQALVALDAAHPGAPGRERYVAHLDKEPSLVAATRWLADEPFAQEQHHPALQRALEHASKPLTRYRCAACGFEARQHFWHCPGCQSWDSYPARRVEEL from the coding sequence ATGGAATTTGATCTGAGCTGGATCCTGCTGGGCTTTCCGCTGGCCTTCGTGCTGGGCTGGCTGGCCTCGCGCTTCGATGCCCGGCAGATGCGCGCGGAAAGCCGCAGCGCCCCCAAAGCCTATTTCAAGGGCCTCAATTTCCTGCTCAACGAGCAGCAGGACAAGGCCATCGATGCCTTCATCGAGGCGGTGCAGAACGACCCTGACACCTCGGAGCTGCATTTCGCGCTGGGCAACCTGTTCCGGCGCCGCGGCGAATACAACCGCGCGGTGCGCGTGCACGAGCATCTGCTCTCGCGCGGCGACCTGAGCCGCCCGGACCGTGACCGCGCGCAGCATGCGCTGGCGCTGGACTTTCTGAAAGCCGGCCTGCTCGACCGCGCCGAGGACGCGCTGCGCCGCCTCGAAGGCACCAGCTTCGAAGCCGAGGCGCGGCTGGCCCTGCTGGCCATCTACGAGCGTTCGCGCGACTGGAAACAGGCCAGCGACATCGCCCACCGCATGCAGACCGCCCGGCAGGGCGATTTCAGCGTGCGCCTGGCGCACTACCTGTGCGAAGGCGCCGACGTGCTGGCCGCCACCGGCAAGCTCGAAGAGGCGGTTGCGCAGTACCAGCAGGCGCTGGTGCTGGCGCCCAGCGCCGGGCGGCCGCAGGTCGATCTGGCGCGGCTGCAGCACCGCCTGGGCCACAGTGAACAGGCCTGGAGCACCCTGCAGGGGATGGCCGAGAAAAGCCCCGGCGCGCTGCCGCTGGCCGCGGCGCTGCTGCCCGAGCTGGCCCAGGTGCTGGGCGACGCGCAGATCCGGCCATGGCTCGAAGCCCAATACGAGCGCCTGCCTTCGCTGGATCTGCTGCAGGCGCTGGTGGCGCTCGATGCCGCCCACCCCGGCGCACCAGGGCGTGAACGCTATGTCGCGCATCTGGACAAGGAGCCTTCGCTGGTGGCCGCCACCCGCTGGCTGGCCGACGAGCCCTTCGCACAGGAGCAGCACCATCCGGCGCTGCAGCGCGCGCTCGAGCATGCCAGCAAGCCGTTGACGCGCTATCGCTGCGCGGCCTGCGGTTTCGAGGCGCGCCAGCATTTCTGGCATTGCCCGGGCTGCCAGAGCTGGGACAGCTATCCGGCGCGGCGTGTGGAAGAGCTTTGA
- a CDS encoding LapA family protein, translating into MKYILWLLKAAIFFTLFAFALNNQQNATVHFFFGTQWTAPLVLVVLTAFAAGLVAGVLGMVPRWLKHRSAAQRAAQPAPAAPAAAPAADAAPATPALPPHDLHGI; encoded by the coding sequence ATGAAATACATCCTGTGGCTGCTCAAGGCGGCCATTTTTTTTACGCTGTTTGCCTTTGCGCTGAACAACCAGCAAAACGCCACCGTCCACTTCTTTTTCGGCACCCAATGGACCGCACCGCTGGTGCTGGTCGTGCTGACGGCCTTCGCGGCCGGCCTGGTGGCAGGCGTGCTGGGCATGGTGCCGCGCTGGCTCAAGCACCGCAGCGCCGCGCAGCGTGCGGCGCAACCGGCGCCGGCGGCCCCGGCCGCAGCACCCGCCGCCGATGCGGCACCCGCAACCCCTGCTCTGCCGCCGCACGACCTCCATGGAATTTGA
- a CDS encoding integration host factor subunit beta, with product MTRSDLVEELAARFGQLTQRDAELAVKTILDAVGDALVRGQRIEIRGFGSFSINHRLARMGRNPRSGEAVHIPQKRVPHFKPGKALREAVDQRTAELGGAQALLAAHALRNDPRS from the coding sequence ATGACCCGCTCTGATCTCGTCGAAGAACTGGCCGCCCGTTTCGGCCAACTGACGCAACGCGACGCCGAGCTCGCTGTCAAGACCATCCTGGATGCGGTGGGCGATGCCCTGGTGCGCGGGCAGCGCATTGAAATCCGCGGCTTTGGCAGCTTTTCCATCAACCACCGCCTCGCGCGCATGGGCCGCAACCCGCGCAGCGGCGAAGCCGTGCACATTCCGCAAAAGCGCGTGCCCCACTTCAAGCCCGGCAAGGCGCTGCGCGAAGCCGTGGACCAGCGCACCGCAGAGCTGGGCGGCGCCCAGGCCCTGCTGGCCGCGCATGCACTGCGCAACGACCCACGGTCCTGA
- the rpsA gene encoding 30S ribosomal protein S1 codes for MSESFAALFEESLQRTEMRPGEVITAEVVRVEHNFVVVNAGLKSEAYVPLDEFKNDQGEVEVQVGDFVSVAIGSIENGYGDTILSRDTAKRLASWLALEKALESGEFVTGTTSGKVKGGLTVLVNGIRAFLPGSLIDTRPIKDLTPYENKTLEFKVIKLDRKRNNVVLSRRAVVEASMGEERAKLMETLKEGAIVQGVVKNITEYGAFVDLGGIDGLLHITDMAWRRVRHPSEVVTAGQEITAKILKFDTEKNRVSLGLKQMGDDPWMGVSRRYPSGTRLFGKVTNIADYGAFVELEPGIEGLVHVSEMDWTNKNIAPSKLVSLGDEVEVMVLEIDEDKRRISLGMKQCKANPWQEFAQNTKRGDRVKGPIKSITDFGVFVGLAAGIDGLVHLSDLSWNETGEAAVRNYKKGQEVEAIVLAVDVERERISLGIKQLDSDPFTTFATVNDKGQIVTGKVKTVDARGAEIDLGDDILGYLRVSEISRDRVEDARSVLKEGDEVTAVVLNVDRKTRNIQLSIKQKDMAEQQEAMASLSAQSSRESAGTTSLGALLRAKLDNSDK; via the coding sequence ATGTCTGAATCTTTTGCCGCCCTGTTTGAAGAATCGTTGCAACGCACGGAAATGCGTCCTGGCGAAGTCATCACCGCTGAAGTCGTGCGCGTCGAGCACAACTTCGTGGTCGTGAACGCCGGCCTGAAGTCCGAAGCCTACGTGCCCCTCGACGAATTCAAGAACGATCAGGGCGAAGTCGAAGTCCAAGTGGGTGACTTCGTCTCGGTGGCCATTGGCTCCATCGAAAACGGCTACGGCGACACGATCCTGTCGCGCGACACCGCCAAGCGCCTGGCCTCCTGGCTGGCCCTGGAAAAGGCCCTGGAATCGGGCGAGTTCGTGACCGGCACCACTTCGGGCAAGGTCAAGGGCGGCCTCACGGTTCTGGTCAACGGCATCCGCGCATTCCTGCCCGGTTCGCTGATCGACACGCGTCCGATCAAGGATCTGACGCCTTACGAAAACAAGACCCTGGAATTCAAGGTCATCAAGCTCGACCGCAAGCGCAACAACGTGGTGCTGAGCCGCCGCGCCGTGGTGGAAGCCTCGATGGGCGAAGAGCGCGCCAAGCTGATGGAGACGCTGAAGGAAGGCGCCATCGTCCAGGGCGTGGTCAAGAACATCACCGAATACGGTGCGTTCGTGGACCTGGGCGGCATCGACGGCCTGCTGCACATCACCGACATGGCATGGCGCCGCGTGCGTCACCCCTCGGAAGTGGTGACGGCTGGCCAGGAAATCACGGCCAAGATCCTGAAGTTCGACACCGAGAAGAACCGCGTGTCCCTGGGCCTGAAGCAAATGGGCGACGATCCCTGGATGGGCGTTTCGCGCCGCTATCCTTCGGGCACCCGCCTGTTCGGCAAGGTCACGAACATCGCCGACTACGGCGCGTTCGTGGAACTGGAACCCGGCATCGAAGGCCTGGTGCACGTCTCCGAAATGGACTGGACCAACAAGAACATTGCGCCTTCGAAGCTGGTGTCGCTGGGCGACGAAGTCGAAGTCATGGTTCTGGAAATCGACGAAGACAAGCGTCGCATCTCCCTGGGCATGAAGCAGTGCAAGGCCAACCCATGGCAGGAATTCGCGCAGAACACCAAGCGCGGCGACCGCGTCAAGGGCCCGATCAAGTCGATCACCGACTTCGGCGTGTTCGTGGGCCTGGCTGCCGGTATCGACGGCCTGGTGCACCTGTCCGACCTCTCGTGGAACGAAACCGGCGAAGCCGCGGTTCGCAACTACAAGAAGGGCCAGGAAGTCGAAGCCATCGTGCTGGCCGTGGACGTGGAACGCGAACGCATCAGCCTGGGCATCAAGCAGCTGGACAGCGACCCCTTCACGACCTTCGCCACTGTCAACGACAAGGGCCAGATCGTGACCGGCAAGGTCAAGACCGTGGACGCCCGCGGCGCTGAAATCGACCTCGGCGACGACATCCTGGGTTACCTGCGCGTCTCGGAAATCTCGCGCGACCGCGTGGAAGATGCCCGCTCGGTGCTCAAGGAAGGCGACGAAGTCACGGCCGTGGTGCTGAACGTGGATCGCAAGACCCGCAACATCCAGCTGTCGATCAAGCAAAAGGACATGGCCGAACAACAGGAAGCCATGGCTTCGCTGTCGGCCCAGTCGTCGCGCGAGAGCGCCGGCACGACCAGCCTGGGCGCCCTGCTGCGCGCCAAGCTGGACAACTCCGACAAGTAA
- a CDS encoding bifunctional 3-phosphoshikimate 1-carboxyvinyltransferase/cytidylate kinase, with product MFQTEFLDIPALAAAAGEVRLPGSKSISNRVLLLAALSEGTTAVHDLLDSDDTRVMLTALEQIGCRLERSGASLRITGIAGALPAGTAAELFLGNAGTAMRPLTAALALLGGEFTLSGIARMHERPIGDLVDALRQLGCDVGYLGNEGYPPLRIKPAAEFAAAQAPIQVRGDVSSQFLTSLLMALPLRAAQQDITIEVVGELISKPYIHITLELLARFGIAVRNDNWQRFTIPAGSRYRSPGEIHVEADASSASYFIALGAIAAGPGVRILGVGAQSIQGDIRFVEAAQAMGAEVESGPNWLQVRRGRWPLQAIDLDCNHIPDAAMTLAVMALYAEGTTTLRNIASWRVKETDRIAAMACELRKLGASIEEGADYLRVTRPAQPADWRAASIHTYDDHRVAMCFSLAAFNPRQLPVRIEDPKCVAKTFPDYFEALFSVCETPRERIPVICIDGPTASGKGTIAAEVAHRLGYGILDSGALYRIAGLAARRAGIEIDPAHEAEIAALVHRLPIRFTPAQQILLGDEDIGQAIRSEAAGMDASRVSALPAVREALVALQLDFQRLPGLVADGRDMGTVIFPTAPLKVYLIASAECRAARRHKQLISKGISANITALRADLEARDARDMSRSVAPLKPAPDALLLDGSELSIEQVVEQVLQWWQERQPFVG from the coding sequence ATGTTCCAGACCGAATTCCTCGACATTCCCGCGCTGGCCGCGGCCGCAGGCGAAGTGCGCCTGCCCGGCTCCAAGAGCATCTCCAACCGCGTGCTGCTGCTGGCCGCGCTCAGCGAGGGCACCACGGCCGTGCACGACCTGCTGGACTCGGACGACACGCGCGTGATGCTGACGGCCCTGGAGCAGATCGGCTGCAGGCTCGAGCGCAGCGGCGCGAGCCTGCGCATCACCGGCATTGCCGGTGCCCTGCCCGCCGGCACGGCGGCAGAACTGTTCCTGGGCAATGCCGGCACCGCCATGCGCCCGCTCACCGCGGCGCTGGCGCTGCTGGGCGGTGAGTTCACGCTCAGCGGCATCGCGCGCATGCACGAGCGCCCGATCGGCGATCTGGTCGATGCACTGCGCCAACTGGGTTGCGACGTCGGCTATCTGGGCAATGAAGGCTACCCGCCATTGCGCATCAAGCCGGCCGCCGAGTTCGCCGCGGCCCAGGCGCCGATCCAGGTGCGCGGCGATGTCTCCAGCCAGTTCCTCACTTCGTTGCTGATGGCGCTGCCGCTGCGTGCGGCGCAGCAGGACATCACCATCGAAGTGGTGGGCGAGCTGATCTCCAAGCCCTATATCCACATCACGCTGGAGCTGCTGGCGCGCTTCGGCATCGCGGTGCGCAACGACAACTGGCAGCGTTTCACGATTCCTGCGGGCAGCCGCTACCGCTCTCCGGGCGAGATCCATGTCGAGGCCGACGCCTCCTCGGCCAGCTACTTCATCGCGCTGGGCGCGATCGCCGCGGGCCCGGGCGTGCGCATCCTGGGCGTGGGCGCGCAGTCCATCCAGGGCGACATCCGCTTCGTCGAGGCCGCGCAGGCCATGGGCGCCGAGGTGGAGAGCGGCCCGAACTGGCTGCAGGTGCGGCGCGGGCGCTGGCCGCTGCAGGCCATCGACCTCGACTGCAACCACATCCCCGATGCCGCGATGACGTTGGCCGTCATGGCGCTGTATGCCGAGGGCACGACCACGCTGCGCAACATCGCCAGCTGGCGCGTCAAGGAAACCGACCGCATCGCCGCCATGGCCTGCGAGCTGCGCAAGCTCGGCGCGAGCATAGAGGAAGGCGCGGATTACCTGCGCGTCACGCGGCCGGCCCAGCCCGCCGACTGGCGCGCCGCCAGCATCCACACCTATGACGACCACCGCGTCGCGATGTGCTTCTCGCTGGCCGCGTTCAATCCGCGGCAGCTGCCGGTGCGCATCGAGGACCCGAAGTGCGTGGCCAAGACCTTCCCGGATTATTTCGAGGCGCTGTTCTCGGTCTGCGAGACGCCGCGCGAGCGCATTCCCGTGATCTGCATCGACGGCCCCACGGCTTCGGGCAAGGGCACGATTGCCGCCGAAGTCGCGCACCGCCTGGGCTATGGCATTCTCGACTCGGGCGCGCTCTACCGCATCGCCGGGCTGGCTGCGCGCCGCGCCGGCATTGAAATCGATCCTGCGCACGAAGCGGAGATCGCCGCGCTGGTGCACCGGCTGCCGATCCGCTTCACGCCTGCGCAGCAGATCCTGCTGGGCGACGAGGACATCGGCCAGGCGATCCGCAGCGAGGCCGCCGGCATGGATGCCTCGCGCGTCTCGGCGCTGCCTGCGGTGCGCGAGGCGCTGGTCGCGCTGCAGCTGGATTTCCAGCGCCTGCCAGGGCTGGTGGCCGACGGCCGCGACATGGGCACGGTGATCTTTCCCACGGCGCCGCTGAAGGTCTATTTGATCGCATCGGCCGAATGCCGTGCTGCCAGAAGGCATAAACAGTTGATTTCCAAAGGAATTTCAGCTAACATCACCGCGCTTCGTGCTGACCTTGAAGCCCGGGATGCGCGCGACATGTCGCGCAGCGTCGCCCCTCTCAAGCCGGCACCAGACGCCCTGCTGCTAGACGGCTCCGAACTCTCCATCGAACAGGTGGTCGAGCAGGTGCTGCAATGGTGGCAGGAGCGACAACCCTTCGTGGGTTGA
- a CDS encoding prephenate dehydrogenase — MFEQLGLIGCGLMGGSFALALKKAGLVGRVVGYSKSPSTTERALALGVIDAEASSALQAVQGSDLVLLAVPVAATEATLASIRHLVTPGMLIMDVGSTKADVVQAARAGLGDRIGSFVPAHPITGKEVAGVEHAEAGLYTGSHVVLTPTEHTHDALLEQARRIWQALGCQVHGMTPEAHDATLATVSHLPHLLAFAMMQSVLAQPDADATLALAGPGFRDFTRIAAGNPQIWRDILLANREQVLAQARQFREALDQLEALVHAGDGPGLQEQITRASTARAGWRMGAPRMGAPRTAAPATSSDLQGA, encoded by the coding sequence ATGTTTGAACAATTGGGGCTCATCGGCTGCGGCCTGATGGGCGGGTCGTTTGCGCTGGCGCTGAAGAAGGCCGGCCTGGTCGGGCGCGTGGTCGGCTACAGCAAGTCGCCCTCGACCACCGAACGCGCGCTCGCGCTGGGCGTGATCGATGCCGAGGCATCTTCCGCGCTGCAGGCCGTGCAGGGCTCGGATCTGGTGCTGCTGGCCGTGCCGGTGGCCGCGACCGAAGCCACGCTGGCATCGATCCGGCATCTGGTCACGCCCGGCATGCTGATCATGGACGTGGGCTCGACCAAGGCCGACGTGGTGCAGGCCGCGCGCGCGGGTCTGGGCGACCGCATCGGCTCCTTCGTTCCCGCGCATCCGATCACCGGCAAGGAGGTCGCGGGCGTCGAGCATGCCGAGGCCGGCCTTTACACGGGCAGCCATGTGGTGCTCACGCCCACCGAGCACACACACGACGCGCTGCTCGAGCAGGCGCGCCGCATCTGGCAGGCGCTGGGCTGCCAGGTGCACGGCATGACGCCCGAGGCGCATGACGCGACGCTGGCGACCGTGAGCCACCTGCCCCATCTATTGGCTTTTGCGATGATGCAAAGCGTGCTGGCCCAGCCGGACGCCGATGCCACGCTGGCGCTGGCCGGCCCGGGCTTTCGCGACTTCACGCGCATTGCCGCCGGCAACCCGCAGATCTGGCGCGACATCCTGCTGGCGAACCGCGAGCAGGTACTGGCGCAGGCGCGGCAGTTCCGCGAAGCACTGGACCAACTCGAAGCGCTGGTGCATGCCGGCGACGGCCCGGGGCTGCAGGAGCAGATCACGCGGGCCAGCACCGCGCGCGCCGGCTGGCGCATGGGCGCCCCGCGCATGGGCGCCCCGCGCACCGCCGCGCCCGCCACTTCTTCCGATTTACAGGGCGCCTGA
- the pheA gene encoding prephenate dehydratase — translation MTINPQASPDLADLRQQIDSLDQQLLALVNQRARVAEQVGELKKREGTPFFRPDRVAQVIQKIEAANPGPLRANHVSAIWREIMSACLALESPQRVAVLGPAGTFCEQAAIDYFGGAADLMYCANFDEVFHATAAGSAQYGVVGVENSTEGVVTRSLDMFLHTPCHVVGEVSLLIRHNLLRLSNSVQDIEVVAAHPQALAQCQGWLSKHLPHAERRPVDSNAEGARLASLHPNWAGIAGERAAQQFGLHTVAHAIQDEAYNRTRFAVICLPQTLAMPQATGKDSTSLIISVPNRPGAVHDLLVPLKTHGVSMTRFESRPARTGQWEYYFYIDLAGHPSQPHVAKALEELQRLCAFYKVLGAYPTPA, via the coding sequence GTGACGATCAACCCCCAAGCCTCGCCCGATCTCGCCGACCTGCGCCAGCAGATCGACAGCCTCGACCAGCAGCTGCTGGCGCTGGTCAACCAGCGCGCGCGCGTCGCCGAGCAGGTCGGTGAGCTCAAGAAACGCGAGGGCACGCCCTTTTTCCGGCCCGACCGCGTGGCCCAGGTCATCCAGAAGATCGAGGCCGCCAACCCCGGCCCGCTGCGCGCCAACCATGTCTCGGCCATCTGGCGCGAGATCATGTCGGCCTGCCTGGCGCTCGAGTCGCCCCAGCGCGTGGCGGTGCTTGGCCCGGCCGGCACCTTCTGCGAGCAGGCGGCCATCGACTACTTCGGCGGCGCTGCCGACCTGATGTACTGCGCGAATTTCGACGAGGTGTTCCATGCCACGGCCGCTGGCAGCGCCCAGTACGGCGTGGTCGGCGTGGAGAACTCGACCGAAGGCGTGGTCACGCGCTCGCTGGACATGTTCCTGCACACGCCCTGCCATGTGGTCGGCGAGGTCAGCCTGCTGATCCGCCACAACCTGCTGCGCCTGAGCAATTCGGTGCAGGACATCGAGGTCGTGGCCGCGCATCCGCAGGCGCTGGCGCAGTGCCAGGGCTGGTTGTCCAAGCACCTGCCGCACGCCGAGCGCCGCCCGGTCGACAGCAACGCCGAAGGCGCGCGCCTGGCCTCGCTCCACCCGAACTGGGCCGGCATTGCCGGGGAGCGCGCGGCGCAGCAGTTCGGCCTGCACACCGTGGCCCATGCGATCCAGGACGAAGCCTACAACCGCACGCGCTTCGCCGTCATCTGCCTGCCACAGACCCTCGCCATGCCGCAGGCGACGGGCAAGGACTCGACCAGCCTGATCATCTCCGTGCCCAACCGCCCCGGCGCCGTGCACGACCTGCTGGTGCCGCTCAAGACCCACGGCGTGTCGATGACGCGCTTCGAGTCGCGCCCGGCGCGCACCGGCCAGTGGGAGTACTACTTCTACATCGATCTCGCCGGCCACCCTTCGCAGCCGCATGTGGCCAAGGCGCTGGAGGAACTGCAGCGCCTGTGCGCGTTCTACAAGGTGCTGGGCGCCTACCCCACGCCGGCATGA